One Paracoccus sp. TOH DNA segment encodes these proteins:
- a CDS encoding ABC transporter permease, whose amino-acid sequence MTRWLLAPGIIWMMLFLVLPILMIVYVSFWTQTTFNISPDPTLDSWKQFFISDTYVGSLWTTVRIWLIVLACTFLVGYPTALFVGLFIKSKALSTILLVVCVIPFWTSFLIRVLAWRPMLGKEGAINIVLMKLGIISQPIEVLLFTELSVVIGMTQIYCVFMVGPIAFMLSRIDRNVIEAARDLGAGFGRIFWKIIFPLSLPGVVVGAIFVSVMVLGEFATSGALSGRKVNLLGNIIVTQVGSLKWAMASVVGVILTVVMGIVIAGFLRIVDLKREL is encoded by the coding sequence GTGACGCGCTGGCTTTTGGCGCCCGGCATCATCTGGATGATGCTGTTTCTTGTGCTGCCTATCTTGATGATCGTCTATGTTTCCTTCTGGACGCAGACGACTTTCAACATTTCGCCCGATCCGACGCTGGACAGCTGGAAGCAGTTCTTCATTTCCGACACCTATGTCGGCTCACTGTGGACGACGGTGCGCATCTGGCTGATCGTTCTGGCCTGTACTTTCCTGGTCGGCTATCCAACGGCGCTGTTCGTGGGCTTGTTCATCAAGTCCAAGGCGCTGTCGACGATCCTGCTGGTGGTCTGCGTCATCCCGTTCTGGACATCGTTTCTGATCCGCGTTCTTGCCTGGCGGCCGATGCTTGGCAAAGAGGGTGCCATCAACATCGTGCTGATGAAGCTGGGCATTATCAGCCAGCCCATCGAAGTTCTGCTGTTCACCGAACTGTCCGTCGTCATCGGCATGACCCAGATCTACTGTGTCTTCATGGTCGGCCCGATTGCCTTCATGCTTTCGCGCATCGACCGAAACGTCATCGAGGCCGCGCGTGATCTTGGCGCGGGTTTTGGCCGGATCTTCTGGAAGATCATCTTTCCCCTTTCGTTGCCAGGGGTCGTCGTCGGCGCAATCTTTGTCTCGGTCATGGTTCTGGGCGAATTCGCCACCTCGGGCGCGCTGTCGGGCCGCAAGGTGAACCTGCTGGGCAATATCATCGTAACGCAGGTCGGCTCGTTGAAATGGGCGATGGCTTCGGTGGTGGGTGTGATCCTGACCGTGGTCATGGGTATCGTGATCGCCGGCTTCCTGCGCATCGTCGACCTGAAGCGGGAGCTGTGA
- a CDS encoding NAD-dependent succinate-semialdehyde dehydrogenase, which yields MNQMPDFGPQLNDPGLFRQAALIDGRWIARPDMEVTNPATGRAMGTMPDCTAEETARAIAAAERAMLGWRKRTHAERADLLMAWYQLMLDHADDLAQILTAEQGKPLAEARGEVVYGASFLRWFAEEARRINGKIIPSPVPGKKVFAMKEPVGVCAIITPWNFPIAMITRKVAPGLAAGCTMVVKPSDFTPYSALALGVLAERAGIPAGVINILTGRPEAIGATLTASPVVRKLSFTGSTRVGALLAEQCAPTLKRMSLELGGNAPFIVFDDADLDAAVEGAMLSKFRNGGQTCVCANRILVQSGIHDAFVAALAKRVDALQVGPGTAEGTTIGPMINAAAIAKIRAHVEDALSRGATRATAARDLPDAYADPVVLVGATTEMQLAAEETFGPVAPIFRFETEEEALAIANGTPFGLAAYFFTRDITRAFRVGEALEFGLVGLNTGAVSHAETPFGGVKASGLGREGAQDGIEEYLETKAFHFGGL from the coding sequence ATGAATCAGATGCCCGATTTCGGCCCGCAGCTGAACGATCCCGGCCTGTTCCGCCAGGCCGCGCTGATCGACGGCCGGTGGATCGCCCGTCCCGACATGGAGGTGACGAACCCCGCCACCGGCCGCGCCATGGGCACCATGCCCGACTGCACGGCGGAGGAAACCGCGCGGGCCATCGCCGCCGCGGAACGCGCCATGCTGGGCTGGCGCAAGCGCACCCATGCCGAACGCGCCGACCTGCTGATGGCCTGGTATCAGCTGATGCTGGACCATGCCGACGACCTGGCGCAGATCCTGACCGCAGAACAGGGCAAGCCCCTGGCCGAGGCGCGGGGCGAGGTGGTTTATGGTGCCTCGTTCCTGCGCTGGTTCGCCGAGGAAGCGCGGCGGATCAACGGCAAGATCATCCCCTCGCCGGTGCCGGGCAAGAAGGTCTTTGCCATGAAAGAGCCGGTGGGCGTCTGCGCGATCATCACGCCCTGGAACTTTCCCATCGCCATGATCACCCGCAAGGTCGCCCCTGGCCTGGCGGCGGGCTGCACGATGGTGGTGAAACCTTCGGACTTCACCCCCTATTCGGCGCTGGCGCTTGGGGTGCTGGCCGAACGCGCGGGCATTCCCGCGGGCGTCATCAACATCCTGACCGGCCGCCCCGAGGCGATCGGCGCCACGCTGACCGCCAGTCCGGTGGTGCGCAAGCTGTCCTTCACCGGCTCGACCCGCGTCGGCGCGCTGCTGGCGGAACAATGCGCGCCGACGCTGAAGCGCATGTCGCTGGAGCTGGGCGGCAACGCGCCCTTTATCGTCTTCGACGACGCCGACCTGGACGCGGCGGTGGAAGGCGCGATGCTGTCGAAATTCCGCAACGGCGGACAGACCTGCGTCTGCGCGAACCGCATCCTGGTGCAATCGGGCATCCACGACGCCTTTGTCGCGGCCCTGGCGAAGCGCGTCGATGCGCTGCAGGTCGGCCCCGGCACGGCCGAGGGCACGACCATCGGCCCGATGATCAACGCCGCCGCGATCGCCAAGATCCGCGCCCATGTCGAGGACGCGCTGTCCAGGGGCGCGACCCGCGCCACCGCCGCGCGCGATCTGCCCGATGCCTATGCCGATCCGGTGGTTCTGGTCGGCGCCACGACCGAGATGCAGCTGGCCGCCGAGGAAACCTTCGGCCCGGTCGCCCCGATCTTCCGCTTCGAGACCGAGGAGGAGGCGCTTGCCATCGCCAACGGCACGCCCTTCGGCCTGGCCGCCTATTTCTTCACCCGCGACATCACGCGCGCCTTCCGCGTGGGCGAAGCGCTGGAGTTCGGCCTTGTCGGCCTGAACACCGGCGCGGTCAGCCATGCCGAAACCCCCTTCGGCGGCGTCAAGGCATCGGGCCTTGGCCGCGAGGGAGCGCAGGACGGGATCGAGGAATATCTGGAAACCAAGGCGTTCCATTTCGGCGGGCTGTAA
- a CDS encoding LysR substrate-binding domain-containing protein, which produces MTPPLRLGAATRALFVFEAAARTGSFSAAAREFNVTQPSVSRAIAQLEAELRLRLFDRSPTGIALTADGRRIFDAVSQGFSGIAAAVAEAQDRFARTRVTLSFSSSFATHWLLPRLGSFKAAFPGIELRLDLAQGMLGEPPAHADIATRIVRDDDPRYHVWSFAPEVILPVCSPDYLTERGPLTDDPSGHVFLNLDDAHGAHWQRLLGPGFVRSGQWHRFSDYSVVLQAAERGEGIALGWISVVSRALREGRMVAASAKTLRTGRHHSLIAPRSKPLPPVVPQICEWLAGRMAEDLAAIGPGTVGTCPAEPATPEKARQHR; this is translated from the coding sequence ATGACCCCTCCGCTCCGACTGGGCGCAGCCACGCGCGCGCTGTTCGTTTTCGAAGCCGCGGCGCGCACCGGCAGCTTCTCGGCCGCGGCGCGCGAATTCAACGTGACCCAACCCTCGGTCAGCCGTGCCATCGCCCAGCTTGAAGCCGAACTGCGCCTGCGCCTGTTCGACCGCAGCCCGACGGGCATTGCCTTGACCGCGGATGGGCGACGCATCTTCGACGCCGTCTCCCAAGGCTTTTCCGGCATCGCCGCGGCCGTTGCCGAGGCGCAGGACCGCTTTGCCCGGACCCGGGTGACGCTGTCCTTTTCCAGTTCCTTTGCGACCCATTGGCTGCTGCCCCGGCTGGGCAGCTTCAAAGCCGCCTTTCCAGGCATCGAGCTGCGTCTGGATCTGGCCCAGGGAATGCTGGGCGAGCCGCCCGCCCATGCGGATATCGCCACCCGGATCGTGCGCGACGATGACCCGCGCTATCATGTCTGGTCCTTCGCGCCCGAGGTCATCCTGCCCGTCTGCAGCCCCGATTATCTGACCGAGCGGGGACCGTTGACGGACGATCCGTCAGGCCATGTCTTCCTGAACCTCGATGACGCGCACGGGGCCCATTGGCAAAGGCTGCTGGGCCCCGGTTTCGTCCGATCGGGACAGTGGCACCGCTTTTCCGACTATTCCGTGGTTTTGCAGGCGGCCGAGCGGGGCGAGGGCATCGCGCTGGGCTGGATCAGCGTCGTCTCGCGCGCATTGCGCGAGGGAAGGATGGTCGCAGCATCGGCCAAGACCTTGCGCACGGGTCGGCATCATTCGCTGATCGCGCCCCGGTCGAAGCCTTTGCCGCCGGTGGTTCCGCAAATCTGCGAATGGTTGGCAGGCAGGATGGCCGAGGATCTGGCGGCAATCGGGCCGGGCACCGTCGGGACGTGTCCGGCAGAGCCCGCCACGCCGGAAAAAGCGCGGCAGCACCGATAG
- a CDS encoding tartrate dehydrogenase — protein MTAHKIALIPGDGIGVDVTDAAMQVLDAAAARCGFTLEPTRFDWSCETYLETGRMMPEDGIEQLCPFDAIYLGAVGWPATVPDSVSLHGLLLPIRKAFDQYANIRPHRLLPGVEGPLRAEGFDILCIRENTEGEYSGAGGRVHQGRDNEVATETAIFTRKGVERIIRFGFEQARARRGHLTSVTKSNAQKYSMVFWDEVTRQIAAEYPDVTVSPMHIDAMAAKMVMAPQDLDVIVASNLFGDILTDLGAAIQGGLGFAASANICPDRSGPSMFEPVHGSAPDIAGRNLANPIAAIWSGAMMLEHLGEKPAADAVLAAIETTTARGIGIRPGLHGTDAITAAVLAALEEQA, from the coding sequence ATGACCGCCCACAAGATCGCGCTGATCCCCGGCGACGGCATCGGCGTGGATGTGACCGACGCCGCGATGCAGGTGCTGGACGCCGCCGCCGCGCGCTGCGGCTTCACGCTGGAACCGACCCGCTTCGACTGGTCCTGCGAGACCTATCTGGAAACGGGCCGCATGATGCCCGAGGACGGAATCGAGCAGCTGTGCCCCTTCGACGCGATCTACCTGGGCGCGGTCGGCTGGCCCGCCACGGTGCCGGATTCGGTGTCGCTGCACGGGTTGCTGCTGCCGATCCGCAAGGCCTTCGACCAATATGCCAACATCCGCCCGCACCGGCTGCTGCCCGGCGTGGAAGGTCCGCTGAGGGCGGAAGGCTTCGACATCCTCTGCATCCGCGAGAACACCGAGGGCGAATATTCCGGCGCCGGCGGTCGCGTCCACCAGGGCCGCGACAACGAGGTCGCCACGGAAACCGCGATCTTCACCCGCAAGGGGGTCGAACGCATCATCCGCTTCGGCTTCGAACAGGCGCGGGCGCGGCGCGGGCACCTGACCTCGGTCACGAAATCCAATGCGCAGAAATATTCGATGGTGTTCTGGGACGAGGTGACGCGCCAGATCGCCGCCGAATATCCCGACGTGACCGTCAGCCCCATGCATATCGACGCCATGGCCGCGAAGATGGTGATGGCGCCGCAGGATTTGGACGTGATCGTCGCCTCGAACCTGTTCGGCGACATCCTGACCGACCTGGGCGCGGCGATCCAGGGCGGCCTGGGCTTCGCGGCCTCGGCCAATATCTGCCCCGACCGCAGCGGCCCGTCGATGTTCGAGCCGGTGCATGGATCGGCCCCCGACATCGCGGGCAGGAACCTCGCCAATCCCATCGCCGCCATCTGGTCGGGGGCGATGATGCTGGAGCACCTGGGCGAGAAGCCCGCCGCCGATGCGGTGCTGGCCGCCATCGAAACCACCACCGCCCGGGGCATCGGCATCCGCCCCGGCTTGCACGGCACCGATGCCATTACCGCAGCCGTCCTGGCCGCGCTGGAGGAACAAGCATGA
- a CDS encoding FAD-dependent oxidoreductase, giving the protein MPMIAAETRSTDPLLRPFRLRGLQLRNRIVSTSHASMLDDGGMPGERYQAYHEEKARGGIGMTMIGGSAMISGDSSWGGGQLNLADDAVIPHLAAMAGRIHGQGAAIMCQISHLGRRATALGGAWLPAIAPSRVRETRTRSFPKEMDRADIDRVIADFAGAARRCQEAGLDGVETLTGGHLIGQFLSPRTNRRSDGFGGSPANRARFALMVHEAIRRAVGDDFVVGIRYVVDEGGSDGLTADDALTIARMIQAEGHVDLFDCIYGRMDSDLLLTEDNMPGMFQPSAPYLAHIRAFRQAVSLPVLHAGGIRDVATARHVLRDGIADLVGMTRAHIADPHLVAKIAAGDEDRIRPCVGASYCLYRKAHCVHNPATARETTLGHAISRSPAPRRAIVVGGGPAGMEAARVLAERGHRVTLIEAAARLGGQILVAAKAPGRRDLLGIIDWRRSELERLGVDVRLNTWAEAADILAEAPDIVVVATGGLPDLDWLEGAEHCHSTWDLLTGAVAAQGEVLVYDGTGRQAAPSCALKLADAGRPVTLATPDAVPAAEMPYQDATSFRKRFYQAGIATLTDHALIRVERQGNGLRATLRNEMTGAERHLDAAQVVVEHGTLPMDALFSELRQSGEGFALHRIGDAVASRDLHASILDAYRLCLEL; this is encoded by the coding sequence ATGCCGATGATCGCCGCCGAGACCCGATCAACCGACCCGCTTCTTCGCCCCTTCCGCCTGCGGGGACTGCAACTGCGCAACCGCATCGTCAGCACCAGCCATGCCTCGATGCTGGACGATGGCGGAATGCCGGGCGAACGCTACCAGGCCTATCACGAGGAAAAGGCCAGGGGCGGCATCGGCATGACGATGATCGGCGGCTCTGCCATGATCTCGGGCGATTCCAGTTGGGGCGGGGGGCAGCTGAATCTGGCGGATGACGCGGTCATCCCGCATCTGGCGGCGATGGCAGGGCGGATCCATGGCCAGGGCGCGGCGATCATGTGCCAGATCTCGCATCTGGGGCGGCGGGCCACGGCGCTTGGCGGGGCCTGGCTGCCGGCCATTGCGCCCTCGCGGGTGCGCGAGACCCGGACCCGCAGCTTCCCGAAAGAGATGGACCGCGCCGATATCGACCGGGTGATCGCGGATTTCGCCGGCGCCGCCCGGCGCTGCCAGGAGGCAGGACTGGACGGGGTCGAGACGCTGACCGGCGGGCACCTGATCGGCCAGTTCCTGTCGCCGCGCACCAACCGTCGCAGCGACGGCTTTGGCGGGTCGCCTGCCAACCGCGCCCGCTTCGCGCTGATGGTGCACGAAGCGATCCGCCGTGCCGTGGGCGACGATTTCGTGGTGGGCATCCGTTATGTCGTCGATGAAGGGGGATCGGACGGGCTGACCGCCGACGACGCTCTGACCATCGCCCGGATGATCCAGGCCGAGGGGCATGTGGACCTGTTCGACTGCATCTATGGCCGGATGGACAGCGACCTGCTGCTGACCGAGGACAACATGCCCGGCATGTTCCAGCCCTCGGCCCCCTATCTGGCGCATATCCGCGCCTTCCGGCAGGCGGTGTCGCTGCCGGTCCTGCACGCGGGCGGCATCCGCGACGTGGCCACCGCGCGCCATGTGCTGCGCGACGGGATCGCGGATCTGGTCGGCATGACGCGCGCCCATATCGCCGACCCGCATCTGGTCGCCAAGATCGCGGCGGGGGACGAGGATCGCATCCGCCCTTGCGTCGGCGCCTCCTATTGCCTGTATCGCAAGGCGCATTGCGTCCATAACCCCGCGACCGCGCGCGAAACCACCCTGGGCCATGCCATTTCCCGGTCCCCCGCGCCACGCCGCGCCATTGTCGTGGGCGGTGGCCCGGCGGGGATGGAGGCCGCGCGCGTGCTGGCCGAACGCGGCCACCGCGTCACCTTGATCGAAGCAGCGGCGCGCCTTGGCGGGCAGATCCTGGTGGCGGCCAAGGCACCGGGGCGCCGCGACCTGCTGGGCATCATCGACTGGCGGCGCAGCGAACTGGAGCGGCTGGGGGTGGATGTCCGCCTGAACACCTGGGCCGAAGCGGCCGACATCCTGGCCGAGGCCCCCGACATCGTCGTCGTGGCGACCGGCGGCCTTCCCGACCTGGACTGGCTGGAGGGGGCCGAGCATTGCCACAGCACCTGGGATCTGCTGACCGGCGCGGTCGCGGCCCAGGGCGAGGTGCTGGTCTATGACGGCACCGGGCGGCAGGCCGCGCCGTCCTGCGCGCTGAAGCTGGCCGATGCCGGGCGGCCCGTCACCCTTGCCACCCCCGATGCGGTCCCTGCGGCCGAGATGCCCTATCAGGACGCGACCAGCTTTCGCAAACGCTTCTACCAGGCGGGCATCGCCACCCTGACCGATCACGCCCTGATCCGGGTCGAGCGCCAGGGCAATGGCTTGCGCGCCACCTTGCGCAACGAAATGACCGGGGCGGAACGCCACCTGGATGCCGCGCAGGTGGTCGTCGAACACGGCACGCTGCCGATGGACGCCCTGTTCAGCGAATTGCGTCAGTCAGGCGAAGGCTTCGCGCTGCACCGGATCGGCGATGCGGTTGCCAGCCGCGACCTGCATGCCTCGATCCTGGATGCCTATCGGCTATGTCTGGAACTGTGA
- a CDS encoding GntR family transcriptional regulator encodes MIRAANPLAQEPRYELITRVLRDNIRTGVLPDGFVLLEAPIAAMMRTSRVPVQAALRRLLDEGLVHRFEGRGYLVGQAGPALQPLRGDIRDLSISIPSEVEDALQTRGTWRHVYDQVEEEIASCQIFGEFRIIESELAECLGVSRTVARDVLARLHERGLIRKSTTSHWIAGPLTARIVSEKFELRGIIEPAALRLAAANIRYAEVDVLLERIGTDASITPQYLGDALLEHCIAQAPNTTLVEMIRGNRLLLSAVDRALIQLGLPRDEETIEQYQTLFDLISRHPIDSACEYLKDQMLIAARRYLARMKIVAVISDAGDFAPYLSPL; translated from the coding sequence ATGATCCGCGCGGCCAACCCCCTGGCGCAGGAGCCGCGTTATGAACTGATCACGCGTGTCCTGCGCGACAATATTCGGACCGGCGTGCTGCCGGATGGCTTTGTGCTGCTGGAGGCGCCCATTGCCGCGATGATGCGCACCAGCCGGGTGCCAGTGCAGGCTGCGCTGCGCAGGTTGCTGGACGAAGGCCTGGTGCACCGTTTCGAAGGCCGCGGCTATCTGGTGGGGCAGGCGGGGCCCGCGCTTCAGCCGCTGCGCGGCGATATCCGCGACTTGTCGATCAGCATCCCGTCGGAGGTCGAGGATGCCCTGCAGACTCGCGGCACCTGGCGTCACGTATACGACCAGGTCGAGGAAGAGATCGCTTCTTGCCAGATATTTGGTGAATTCCGCATCATCGAGTCGGAGCTGGCCGAGTGCTTGGGCGTCAGCCGGACCGTTGCGCGCGATGTTCTGGCGCGCCTGCACGAACGTGGCCTGATACGCAAAAGCACGACCTCGCACTGGATTGCGGGGCCGTTGACCGCGCGAATCGTCAGCGAGAAATTCGAACTGCGCGGCATCATCGAACCTGCGGCGCTGCGGTTGGCTGCGGCAAACATCCGCTATGCCGAAGTGGATGTGCTGCTGGAGCGGATCGGCACCGATGCTTCCATCACGCCGCAGTATCTGGGCGATGCGCTGCTGGAACATTGTATCGCGCAGGCGCCAAACACGACGCTGGTGGAGATGATCCGGGGCAACCGCCTGCTTCTGTCAGCGGTTGACAGGGCGTTGATCCAGCTGGGCTTGCCGCGGGATGAGGAAACGATCGAGCAGTACCAGACGCTGTTCGACCTTATCTCCAGGCATCCGATTGATTCTGCATGTGAATATCTGAAGGATCAGATGCTGATCGCGGCGCGGCGCTATCTGGCGCGGATGAAAATCGTGGCCGTGATCAGCGATGCGGGCGATTTCGCCCCTTACCTGAGTCCATTGTAA
- a CDS encoding ABC transporter ATP-binding protein, whose translation MEPQPLGSTIKGITTGHRFGRYPGVSGEVMVDTAVFRLEGVTKRYGDLVALDNATLEAGANEYISLLGPSGSGKTTLLRVIAGFEAPEAGRVYFEGRDITHVPAHERGIGFVFQNFALFPHLTVIQNVAFGLTHGKSGLSPSEIERRSLEMIDLVGLSGMEGRGVDQISGGQRQRVALARTLTMHPRLVLLDEPLGALDANLRGRMRNELRAIRERLGVTFLHVTGSETEALAMGDRVVVLNRGRIIQTGKPNDVYDRPASPDVAHFLNRFNLFDGRLSGGVFSGVFGVAPAGQAVHADRDIYAVRYDRINVLPVGAGADGPGIRAKFLTSEYLGSSIVNFFETADGEVIEMEHHLSLGAPQTFEIRQDYLLTWNPEQAIAFGREARS comes from the coding sequence ATGGAGCCGCAGCCGCTTGGCTCGACCATCAAGGGAATAACAACCGGGCACCGCTTTGGCAGGTATCCCGGAGTTTCAGGTGAGGTGATGGTGGACACGGCAGTCTTCAGGCTTGAGGGCGTGACCAAGCGCTATGGCGATCTGGTTGCTCTCGACAATGCGACGCTGGAAGCGGGTGCGAATGAATATATCTCTCTCCTCGGCCCGTCGGGTTCAGGAAAAACGACACTGCTGCGCGTCATTGCGGGGTTCGAGGCCCCCGAGGCGGGCAGGGTATATTTTGAGGGGCGCGACATTACCCATGTTCCGGCCCATGAGCGCGGCATCGGGTTCGTTTTCCAGAACTTTGCGCTGTTCCCGCATCTGACGGTCATACAGAATGTCGCCTTCGGCCTGACGCATGGCAAGTCGGGTCTCAGCCCGTCCGAAATCGAGCGGCGCAGTCTTGAGATGATTGATCTGGTTGGCCTTTCGGGCATGGAGGGGCGAGGCGTAGACCAGATTTCCGGCGGGCAGCGCCAGCGGGTGGCTTTGGCCCGGACGCTGACCATGCACCCCCGGCTGGTGCTGCTGGATGAACCGCTGGGCGCGCTTGATGCCAACCTGCGTGGCCGGATGCGCAACGAGCTGCGCGCGATCCGCGAGCGGCTGGGTGTGACCTTCCTGCATGTGACGGGCAGCGAGACCGAGGCGTTGGCGATGGGCGACCGCGTGGTGGTGCTGAACCGTGGCCGCATCATCCAGACCGGCAAGCCCAACGATGTCTATGATCGTCCGGCGTCGCCGGACGTGGCGCATTTCCTCAACCGCTTCAACCTTTTCGACGGGCGGCTGTCGGGTGGCGTGTTCTCTGGCGTATTCGGTGTCGCGCCTGCCGGCCAGGCCGTCCATGCCGACCGCGATATCTACGCCGTGCGCTATGACCGGATCAACGTGCTTCCGGTTGGGGCGGGGGCGGACGGGCCCGGGATCAGGGCCAAGTTCCTGACCTCGGAATATCTCGGCTCGTCGATCGTCAACTTTTTCGAGACGGCGGATGGCGAGGTGATCGAAATGGAGCACCATCTCAGCCTGGGCGCCCCGCAGACCTTCGAGATCCGGCAGGACTACCTGCTGACATGGAACCCCGAACAGGCCATCGCCTTTGGCCGTGAGGCACGCTCATGA
- a CDS encoding ABC transporter permease: protein MESRVFKPVLGLYVVLFVLFLYGPFVVLTILSFQQGPEGGPQFPIIEWSSYWYKHIFGLTPPSRVAPLPFGEALVRSLMLALMTMVVSTVLGVMSAQAFRRKFKGSGAVFYLIVLGMMVPGVLTGLGTSLLANNVVGIERHWYTTAFATHVAYTFPFAFLVMLAVLNRFDGSVEEAAWSLGVDPWTTFRKVTFPLIFPGVLSAMLFAFTLSLDEFPRTLFASGRDQTLPLAIYGTFSVEIHPNIFAFGVLTTLFSFALLSVYGILMGLSVRRAKKIAMQEEVA, encoded by the coding sequence ATGGAATCGCGTGTATTCAAACCCGTTCTCGGACTCTATGTCGTCCTTTTCGTACTGTTCCTCTATGGCCCGTTCGTCGTTCTGACGATCCTGTCGTTCCAGCAGGGCCCCGAGGGCGGGCCGCAGTTCCCGATCATCGAATGGTCGTCCTATTGGTACAAGCACATCTTCGGCCTGACCCCGCCGTCGCGCGTGGCGCCGCTGCCCTTTGGCGAAGCATTGGTGCGCTCGCTGATGCTGGCTCTGATGACCATGGTGGTCTCGACCGTTCTGGGCGTGATGTCCGCGCAGGCGTTCCGGCGCAAATTCAAGGGGTCAGGCGCCGTATTCTACCTGATCGTGCTGGGCATGATGGTGCCGGGTGTGCTGACCGGGCTGGGCACCTCGCTTCTGGCCAACAACGTGGTCGGGATAGAGCGGCACTGGTACACCACCGCATTTGCGACCCATGTGGCCTATACGTTCCCCTTTGCCTTCCTGGTGATGCTGGCGGTGCTCAACCGCTTTGACGGTTCCGTGGAGGAGGCAGCCTGGTCGCTCGGCGTCGACCCCTGGACGACCTTTCGCAAGGTCACGTTCCCACTGATCTTCCCGGGCGTCCTGTCCGCGATGCTGTTCGCATTCACCCTCAGCCTCGACGAGTTCCCACGCACGCTGTTCGCTTCAGGGCGCGATCAGACTCTGCCGCTGGCGATTTACGGTACCTTCTCGGTCGAGATCCATCCCAACATCTTTGCTTTCGGCGTGCTGACGACGCTGTTCTCGTTTGCGCTTCTGTCGGTCTATGGCATCCTGATGGGCCTCTCCGTGCGCCGCGCCAAGAAGATTGCGATGCAGGAGGAAGTGGCATGA
- a CDS encoding signal peptide prediction, protein MTLLEPVRVQAEIDLGFDIHFALRDFPSCQRFAAMEPDSYDVYEQCFHNLDIVWFWGALQPIDTARIREWDNLSNLAKLGTSSRYAERGLGDAPVKKLYIQPGGFLGPRPSRYISMLPTVHNMDSFGYDPQVFGHGPDVRPSWAWLLDGRARGRIALVDEPAIGFFDIALAVEAIGEIQFADIGNMTIDEINALMRVLERKRQDGFFCGTWRDGDGAAALVEAGRVSVQSMWAPVYGKLGKAGRRFLDAVPVEGYRAWHGGGSLSRHLHGAELDMAYEYLNWWLSGHAGAVMARQGYYIANPTCARDHLTPEEWAYWYEGKTAACDLCDPYGDVVVRAGDRRAGGSYLDRTRHIAIWNTVMDEYNYAARAWERFVRRVNDGASA, encoded by the coding sequence GTGACCTTGCTTGAGCCGGTCCGGGTGCAGGCCGAAATCGATCTGGGATTCGACATCCATTTCGCGCTCCGGGATTTCCCGTCGTGTCAGCGATTCGCCGCGATGGAGCCGGACAGCTATGACGTTTACGAACAGTGCTTTCACAACCTTGACATTGTCTGGTTCTGGGGGGCCTTGCAGCCCATCGACACCGCGCGGATCCGCGAATGGGATAATCTTTCCAATCTGGCCAAGCTGGGAACCAGCAGCCGCTATGCCGAGCGTGGCCTGGGAGACGCTCCCGTCAAGAAGCTCTATATCCAGCCCGGCGGCTTTCTGGGGCCGAGACCCTCGCGCTATATCAGCATGCTGCCCACTGTCCACAATATGGACAGCTTCGGGTATGATCCGCAGGTTTTCGGGCATGGGCCGGATGTAAGGCCCAGTTGGGCCTGGCTGCTGGACGGTCGCGCCAGGGGGCGCATCGCCTTGGTGGACGAGCCGGCGATCGGCTTTTTCGACATCGCGCTGGCGGTCGAGGCCATCGGCGAAATCCAGTTCGCCGATATCGGCAACATGACCATCGACGAGATCAACGCCCTGATGCGCGTTCTGGAACGCAAGCGTCAGGACGGGTTCTTCTGCGGCACCTGGCGCGACGGTGACGGCGCCGCGGCTTTGGTCGAGGCCGGCCGCGTTTCCGTTCAAAGCATGTGGGCACCGGTCTACGGCAAGCTGGGCAAGGCCGGCAGGAGATTCCTGGACGCAGTCCCGGTCGAGGGCTATCGCGCCTGGCATGGCGGCGGCAGCCTGTCGCGACACTTGCACGGGGCCGAACTGGACATGGCCTATGAATATCTGAACTGGTGGCTGTCGGGCCATGCCGGAGCGGTGATGGCGCGGCAGGGCTATTACATCGCCAATCCAACCTGTGCCCGCGACCATCTGACCCCGGAAGAATGGGCCTATTGGTATGAGGGCAAGACGGCGGCCTGCGATCTCTGCGATCCATATGGCGACGTGGTGGTGCGGGCGGGCGACCGGCGGGCCGGCGGATCCTATCTGGACCGCACCCGCCACATTGCGATCTGGAACACGGTGATGGACGAATACAATTACGCCGCCCGCGCTTGGGAGCGGTTTGTCCGCCGCGTGAACGATGGGGCATCGGCATGA